The proteins below come from a single Mustela nigripes isolate SB6536 chromosome 14, MUSNIG.SB6536, whole genome shotgun sequence genomic window:
- the ZFP69B gene encoding zinc finger protein 69 homolog B, whose product MLKQLLITLPMEASTCVKLRHPKKAKEGASLWEDATKMFEGEVLLSQDADETQGESFEDQVTSRPSAVESQGLLTFKDISVDFTQEEWGQLAPAHRNLYREVMLENYGNLVSVGYQLSKPGVISQLEKGEEPWLIEREISGSPSSDLENKTETRESALKNDISWEELHHGLMKEQSTRGSPLYSTLGRVSKCDKLESHQENQGISDGKIPLTHKKTLTQERGRESNRFEKSINVSSKVIPRPEGPPRIKDHKYDISRKRSRYNLDLINHSSSYTRMKTFECNICEKIFKQLIHLTEHMRIHTGEKPFRCKECGKAFSQSSSLIPHQRIHTGEKPYECKECGKTFRHPSSLTQHVRIHTGEKPYECGVCEKAFSQSIGLIQHLRTHVREKPFTCKDCGKAFFQVRHLRQHEIIHTGVKPYICNVCSKTFSHSTYLTQHQRTHTGERPYKCKECGKAFSQRIHLSIHQRVHTGVKPYKCSHCGKAFRHDSSFAKHQRIHTGEKPYDCNECGKAFSCSSSLIRHCKTHLRSTFSSDM is encoded by the exons ATGCTAAAGCAGCTCCTGATCACCCTGCCCATGGAGGCCAGCACCTGCGTGAAGTTGCGCCATCCAAAGAAGGCCAAGGAGGGGGCGTCCCTGTGGGAGGACGCGACTAAGATGTTTGAAGGAGAAG ttttGCTCTCTCAGGATGCTGATGAGACCCAGGGAGAAAGTTTCGAGGATCAAGTCACCTCCAGGCCCTCAGCAGTGGAATCTCAG GGACTGTTGACCTTCAAGGACATATCGGTGGACTTCACCCAGGAGGAGTGGGGGCAGCTGGCCCCTGCTCACCGGAATCTGTACCGGGAGGTGATGCTGGAGAACTATGGGAACCTGGTCTCAGTGG GATATCAGCTCTCCAAACCTGGTGTGATTTCCCAgttggagaagggagaagagccaTGGCTGATCGAGAGAGAGATATCAGGAAGTCCAAGTTCAG ACTTGgagaataaaacagaaaccagGGAGTCAGCCTTAAAGAATGATATTTCATGGGAAGAATTACACCATGGCCTAATGAAGGAACAGTCCACAAGAGGAAGCCCCTTATATTCAACACTGGGAAGAGTCTCCAAATGTGATAAGTTAGAAAGCCACCAGGAAAACCAAGGAATCAGTGATGGGAAAATCCCCTTGACCCACAAGAAAACACTCACTCAGGAGAGAGGCCGAGAATCTAACAGATTTGAGAAAAGTATTAACGTGAGCTCAAAAGTTATTCCCAGACCAGAAGGTCCTCCAAGAATAAAAGACCATAAGTATGATATATCTAGAAAGAGAAGTAGATACAATTTAGATTTGATCAATCATTCAAGTAGTTACACAAGAATGAAAACCTTTGAATGTAATATTTGTGAAAAAATCTTCAAACAGCTCATTCACCTTACAGAACACatgagaattcatactggagagaaacctttccgatgtaaagaatgtggaaaagcctttagCCAAAGTTCATCCCTTATTCCACATCAGAGAATCcatactggtgagaaaccctatgaatgtaaggagTGTGGGAAAACCTTCAGACATCCATCATCTCTTACTCAACATGTTAGAatccacactggggagaagccctaTGAATGTGGTGTATGTGAGAAAGCATTCAGCCAGAGCATTGGGCTGATCCAGCATCTGAGAACTCATGTTAGAGAGAAACCTTTCACCTGCAAAGACTGTGGAAAAGCATTTTTCCAGGTTAGACACCTTAGACAACATGAGATTATTCATACGGGTGTGAAACCCTACATTTGTAATGTATGCAGTAAAACCTTCAGCCATAGCACGTACCTAACTCAACACCAGAGAACTCATACTGGGGAAAGACCCtataaatgtaaggaatgtgggaaagcctttagcCAGAGAATTCATCTTTCTATTCATCAGAGAGTCCACACAGGAGTAAAACCTTATAAATGCAGTCATTGTGGGAAAGCCTTTAGGCACGATTCATCCTTTGCtaaacatcagagaattcatactggagaaaaaccttacgactgtaatgaatgtggaaaagcctttagCTGTAGTTCATCACTTATTAGACATTGCAAAACACATTTAAGAAGTACCTTCAGCAGTGATATGTGA